The DNA window CCCACGACCAAGGTCTCCAACTGGTCGCGCAGTTCGGTGTCGGAGACCTCCTCGACGGCACCGAACAGTCCGGCGCCGGCGTTGTTGACCAGTACGTCGATGCCCCCGAGCCGGTCGGCGGCGGTACGGACCGCCTCCGCGCAGGAGTCGGCGTCCCGCAGTTCGAGCGGGACGGGGATGATGCGGCCGGGCCAGGCGGCGGCGAGCTCCGACAGGTCGGCGGTCTTGCGTGCCGTGACGGCCAGTTCGTCTCCGGCCCGGGCCGCGGCGACGGCCAGGGCCTGTCCGAGGCCGGAGGAACATCCCGTGACCAGCCAGCGTCGTGCCATCGTGCCCCCGAAGCGTCCGTGGTGCGCGGTGTCCGCCGGACAGCGGAAGTTCATGGTCGGCGGGCCCCGGCCTGTCGGCCATCCCTCCCGCTGGGGCGTGCGGAGGCGTGCGGGCGCACAACGGGGCGCGCGCCTTGCCCGCGGCGCCCCGGACTGAAGGACCGCGCCGGGCCGCACCGGGCACGCGGGACCGCACCGGGCACGGACCGCACCGGGCCGCCGGCATCGCCAGGATGGCGGCAACGCCCGGGTGGGACGGGGCCGACCGGATTCGAACCGGCGTCCTCCTACATGCGGTGGAGGCGCGACGACCACTGCGCTACGAGCCCCGTCCCGCTCGCGATCATAAGGCCGGCGGGCGCGCCACCGCTTGCCCCATGGACCCGGGGTGCCGCTACCGCCGGAAGCGGGCCCTGGCACACTGCGGGCTGTGCACCCCCTGCCGACTCCCATGAGGTGCTTTCAGTGATCGACGAGTGTGACTCCCGCGGCGCGATCGGCCCGGCCGCCGCCCGTCCCCGGGGGCTGCCCGTGTCGCCGGACCCCGGCGCCGGGCGGGTACGGGGATCGGCCCGGTTCGATCCGCTCGGGGCGGCCCTGCTGACGTTCGCGGTCGCCTGTGCGGGCAGCGGCACCGTCCAACTCTGGCGGGACGAACTCGCCAGCTGGAGCGCCGCGCTGCGCAGCCCCGACGAACTCCTCGCGATGCTGGGCAACGTCGACGCCGGCTCCGGCGCCTACTACCTGCTCCTGCACGGCTGGGTCTCCCTCTTCGGCGATTCCCCGGCCATGCTGCGGATGCCCTCGGCGCTGGCCATGGGCGGTGCGGCGGCCTTCGTGGTGCTGACCGCCCGTACCCTGTTCGACCGCCGGGCCGCGCTCTTCGCGGGTGTGCTCTTCGCGGCGATCCCCGCCGTCTCGCGGTTCGGCCAGGAAGCCCGCGCCTACGCCTTCGTGACGCTTGCCGTGGCCGCCGCCACCTGGTTCCTGGTACGGGCCCTGCACCGGCCGACCGCCTTGCGCTGGCTGCCGTACGGGGTGGCGGTGACCTGCGCCGGTCTGTTCCACATCGTCTCGCTGATCGTCCTGCTGCCGCACGCCCTGATCGTGCTCGGACGCTGGTGGGACGCACGCTCCTGGCGCCTGCCCACCGGCTACGCCCTGGCCGTTCTGGCCTCGCTGCTCCCTCTTCTCCCTCTGATGGTCGTCGCCCGGGGGCAGGTGGGACGCCAGATCGGCTGGCTCCACCCTCCGCACTTCCGCGACCTCGCGGGCCTGTGGAGCACCCTGTCCCTCTCGGTGCCCGTCTCGTACGCCCTGCTCGCGGCGGCCGCGCTGCCGCTCGCCTGGCCCCGGGGGCGCCGGCCGGCCGCGGAGCTGGCCCTGGTGGCCGCACTGCCGGTCCCCGCCGCCTGGCTCATATCCCAGACCGGGCCCTCCTACTTCCTGGACCGCTACCTCCTCT is part of the Streptomyces subrutilus genome and encodes:
- a CDS encoding glycosyltransferase family 39 protein — translated: MIDECDSRGAIGPAAARPRGLPVSPDPGAGRVRGSARFDPLGAALLTFAVACAGSGTVQLWRDELASWSAALRSPDELLAMLGNVDAGSGAYYLLLHGWVSLFGDSPAMLRMPSALAMGGAAAFVVLTARTLFDRRAALFAGVLFAAIPAVSRFGQEARAYAFVTLAVAAATWFLVRALHRPTALRWLPYGVAVTCAGLFHIVSLIVLLPHALIVLGRWWDARSWRLPTGYALAVLASLLPLLPLMVVARGQVGRQIGWLHPPHFRDLAGLWSTLSLSVPVSYALLAAAALPLAWPRGRRPAAELALVAALPVPAAWLISQTGPSYFLDRYLLFTLPAWAVLAAAGLGALRPRPLGVVGLVLLMALGVGDQRRLRTEHAKGPGDGKRAAAFIAAGYEPGDGLAPVGGRSERLFMFGPMVEYYLPEHVKPRDVFAERSAVAAHDLFPTECGRPARCLDGVRRVWVVTWSGTSNPYHGFPPDQEKALRDHYEVVGTTTAGTLQVTLVERTR